Within Geitlerinema sp. PCC 9228, the genomic segment ACACTGCTGCGTTGGTCTTCGTCTCAACTAACGGAAAGACAACGGGAATATTTGCGTACCATCTACAAAAGCGGCGAACATTTACTAGAACTAATTGAAGATATTCTTGAACTTTCCGAACTGGAATCCGGCAAAGCAGTTTTGGATTTGCGAGAAATTTCCATCTTTGATATTGCCCGCCAGAGCCTTAAAACCGTCAGCGAACAAATTGCCAATGGCGGAGTACGGGTAAATTTGGACTTGAAGCGACAATCCATTCACAACGAAACAATGATTGCCGACCCCTGGCGGCTGACCCGCATTCTGTATAATCTGCTTAGCAATGCCATTAAATTTACCCCCAAACAAGGGGAAGTCACCTTGCGGGTTTGGCAAGAAACCGAAGAAACCATCTTTCAAGTAGAAGATACGGGGATTGGCATTCCCGAACATCAAATTCCCCTGTTGTTCCAAAAATTCCAACAGCTCGATGCTTCCTACAACCGCCAGTATGGAGGCACTGGGTTGGGATTGGCTCTGACCAAGCAGTTGGTGGAAATGCACGGCGGTTCCATTCAGGTAGAATCTACCGTAGGCATCGGTTCTACATTTACCGTCAGACTGCCCCATCGAGCCGGAATTCCCAAAGCCAGCAAAAAGCCAGAGCCGCCCATTGGAGCTAGTTTACCAAGCGATCGCCCCCAGGGGAAAATTATCTTAATCGAAGAACGGGAGGAAGATTCTACCCCCATTTGCGACCTCCTTACGGCGGCTGGCTATCAGGTAGTTTGCATTGTAGATAGCAGCATGGTTATAGAACAAATCCAATTGGTGGTACCGGATGCTTTAATCGTATCGGCGGATTGTTCGCAAATCGAGGTTGAAGATATTATCGAATCCCTCCGCCAGTTGCCGGTGGGAGAAAATCTAAAAATTCTGCTGCTGGCGGAAACAGAAATCCCCAACCCGCGGGAAACCTGCCGTCATTTGGGAGCAGATGATTATTTGTTAAAACCCATCCAACCCTATCAATTGCTGCACAAACTCAACGCTTTGGAATTAGAAAGCACTGCCGCCAGCGAAAGTTCGTGACTATCGCCGCAGGATAATAATGCCTTCCCCGGAGGTGGCGTTGTATGCCACTTCCTTACCTTTTGGATCGACCATATCCAACCGCCGGAACGTTAATTTCTGGGATTGTTCTAAAATAGACTGGGCAAATTGGTTTTGGCGATCGCTTTCTAACTGATACCAATCGCTAGCAACGGTTACCTGCAGCCAATCTTTATCCAAATTTGCACGTACGGATTCTACCAATCCCTGACCGTAGCGTTGGATGGCACGATCCAAATCGTCTTGGATAGCCAGCATCAGACTTTGTTCGGGGGTAAGGGTTTTGGCTTTCGTTTCGGGTTCGGAGGCAGTTGCGGCAGGCGTTTCCGTGACTGTGGTTGCCGCCAATCCCGCCGGCGTCGGCAAAACCATCCCTATCCCCAACGCTACGACCAGCATACCAGCTAGCAACCAACACCCCCATTTGACACCATGGCGATTTTGCGATATCACCTTGATGGTTGGTTGGGAACTCGTTAGCTGGCCAACCAGTACTAGGGGTTGCTGCCACCATTTTTGCGGTAAAAACCCAAACAGTTGATATTTGTGCATAATTTTGCCGACGTTTTCCCCAACAAATGTCCATCTTAGTTTATCTGGGGTCGCTTTTGAAATACAATCGCCGTCGATTTTTAATTTACGCTACCCTCGGCAGTGTTTACTCCCTACTGGCTCGTGCTATTTTTCGCCAAGAACCGGTTTACAGCCAACCCCTCACCCAGGCGGAAAAGCTGCGTTTGAATGCCGATGAAGAACCCTTGCTGCGGTTTGTGGCAGTGGCGGATACGGGAACGGGCGATCGCCATCAGTATGCTGTCGCCGAAGCCATGGAACGCTATTATGAAGAAAATCCCTTTTCTCTGGTTATTCTAGCAGGGGATAATATTTATAGCGACGGCGATATCGATCGCGTTGAAGAAGTTTTTGAACGCCCCTACGCTCCCTTATTGCAAAAAGATGTCAAATTTCACGCTTGTTTGGGCAACCACGACATTCGCACTGACAACGGCACCCCCCAAGTAGCCTATCCCGGCTTTCACATGCAAGGGCGAACCTATACCATTCGCTACGATCCGGTGCAGTTTTTCGCCCTCGATACTACCCGCAACGCCGATTGGGAGAGCCAGTTGGCTTGGTTGGAACGGGAATTGAGTCAAAGCGATGCCCCTTGGAAGATTGTTTTTGGACACCATCCCATTTACTCATCTGGCATGTACGGTACCAATATCCAGCGAGTTAGCTTACTAAAACCTTTGTTTAAAAAGTACGGCGTGCAGCTTTATATGAACGGTCACGAACACAACTACGAACGCACATTACCCATTGACGGGACCACCTATCTAATTTGCGGAGCTGGTGCCAAAAGCCGCCCGGTAGGGCGTTCTCAGTGGACGGTGGCGGCGACTTCCCGGCTGAGTTTTGCAGCTTGCGAGGTATATCCCGATTATATGACGATTCGCGGGATTGATACAGAAAATCGAGTGTTCGATCGCGGGGCGATTCCTCTTTCTCCCCATGCCTAATACCATTTCTTTATACCAAATCTGACATGAAAAAACCACAATTTTTTGGTCGGGGCAACCCCCGCTGTGGGTCCCTTTTGTAGGTTTATGTACATCGGATTTGGTATCAAACATCAATCTAGCCGCATTTTTTGCTAATCATTTATTCACCGCAATATCGGGAATTTCAACAATATTGCTCGTCTCATCTATCCTGACGGCGGCACCAAATCGCCCACACCATCGAGAATCCAGTCGGGTTGGTAGGCAAATCGCGCTAAATCCGATTTCTGGGTAACCCCGCTCAGAACCAATACCGTCTCAATTTCCGACTCGATACCTGCTATAATATCCGTATCCATGCGATCGCCCACAATCGCCGTTTCCTCTCGCCTAGCTTCTAACTTTTTCAACGCATTGCGCATCATCAAAGGATTGGGTTTGCCCACAAAATAAGCCTTTGCCCCCGTTGCCATTTCCAACGGCGCCATCAACGCCCCCGTCGCTGGAATAATGCCCTTTTCGCTGGGTCCAGTAACATCGGGATTGGTGCCAATTAGCTTTGCCCCGTTGTGGATATGCTGGCAGGCGCGTTCCAATTTTTCATAGCTGTAGCTGCGGGTTTCCCCCACCACCACATAATCCGGGTTGGTATCGTTCATGGAAAAACCCACATCGTACAACGCATTGATTAACCCTGCCTCGCCGATAACAAAAACGCTACCGCCCTGACACTGGTCAGCTAGAAACGCCGCCGTTGCCAAAGCACTGGTATAAAAATGCTCTTCCCCCACCGATACACCCAACCGCTTCATTTTCTCATGAAGTTCCCTAGGCGATCGCTCGCTACTATTCGTCAAAAACAAAAACTTTTTATTTGACATTTGCAACCAATTAATAAACTCCGGCACCCCCGGCAGCAACCGATTGCCGTGGTAAATCACCCCATCCATATCGCAGACAAAAGCATTCTTGTTGCGCAGTGCTTCCATAAAACCAGCCCTAACTTGCAGCAAACTACTCCACCGTAACCGACTTCGCCAAATTCCGTGGTTGGTCCACATCCAACCCCCGCAACGCCGCAATGTGATAGGCAAGCAACTGCAAAGGAACCACCGTCACAATCGGCGACAGCAACTCATCAATCGCCGGCACCGACAACAACGTATCGAAAAGTTCCTCTGAATCCGCATTCCCTGCCGGCGTCACCCCAATCAACTGGGAATCCCTAGCTTTCGCCTCCTGGGCATTCGACAAAACCTTTTCATACACCAACCCCGGCATCGCCACTGCCACCACCGGCACTTTAGAATCCAACAGCGCAATCGGTCCGTGTTTCATTTCCCCTGCCGGATACCCTTCCGCATGAATGTAACTAATCTCTTTTAACTTCAAAGCACCTTCCAACGCAATAGGAAAATTAATGCCACGCCCCACAAAAATAAAATCCTGAGTCTCCAAAAACTCATGCGCCAAATCTTGAATCGCCGCATCCTGAGTTTCCAAAATCTTCTCCACTTGTACCGGCAACTGGCGCAACCCATCCAGCAACCTCGCCATTTCCTTCGCCGGAACCTGCTGCCGGCGGTATGCCAAATCCAACGCCAGCGCGTAAAACGCCATCAACTGCGCCGTAAAACTCTTCGTCGCCGCCACACCAATTTCCACACCAGCATGGGCATTGATAATATGGGCACCCAAATTTCCCAAAGAAGACTCCGGGCGATTGGTAATCCCTAAAATCCGGGCAGCATATGGTGGGGATGTATTGGCGCGTCGCTGCTGTTCCCGACTCAACGCCGCTAGCGTATCCGCCGTTTCTCCCGATTGGGTAACGCCAATGGTTAGCGTATTCGGCATCAAAGGCGCTGGCGCGTAGCGAAACTCCGAAGAATGGGCAACGGAAGTGGGAATGCCTGCCAACTGTTCCAATAAATATTTGCCAATCAACCCCGCATGCCAGCTCGTACCGCAGGCTAAAATTTGGATATGTTCCACACCATCCAGCACAGAATCTGACACGCCC encodes:
- a CDS encoding metallophosphoesterase, producing MSILVYLGSLLKYNRRRFLIYATLGSVYSLLARAIFRQEPVYSQPLTQAEKLRLNADEEPLLRFVAVADTGTGDRHQYAVAEAMERYYEENPFSLVILAGDNIYSDGDIDRVEEVFERPYAPLLQKDVKFHACLGNHDIRTDNGTPQVAYPGFHMQGRTYTIRYDPVQFFALDTTRNADWESQLAWLERELSQSDAPWKIVFGHHPIYSSGMYGTNIQRVSLLKPLFKKYGVQLYMNGHEHNYERTLPIDGTTYLICGAGAKSRPVGRSQWTVAATSRLSFAACEVYPDYMTIRGIDTENRVFDRGAIPLSPHA
- a CDS encoding HAD-IIA family hydrolase, which codes for MEALRNKNAFVCDMDGVIYHGNRLLPGVPEFINWLQMSNKKFLFLTNSSERSPRELHEKMKRLGVSVGEEHFYTSALATAAFLADQCQGGSVFVIGEAGLINALYDVGFSMNDTNPDYVVVGETRSYSYEKLERACQHIHNGAKLIGTNPDVTGPSEKGIIPATGALMAPLEMATGAKAYFVGKPNPLMMRNALKKLEARREETAIVGDRMDTDIIAGIESEIETVLVLSGVTQKSDLARFAYQPDWILDGVGDLVPPSG
- the glmS gene encoding glutamine--fructose-6-phosphate transaminase (isomerizing); protein product: MCGIVGYIGTQNATEILLSGLERLEYRGYDSAGIATSWEGKLDCVRVKGKIYQLREKLDGWENPAKTGIGHTRWATHGKPEEHNAHPHSDMSSRVAVVQNGIIENHRQLREKLKEKGYEFSSQTDTEVIPNLIADYLQQPNTDLLEATRLAVQDLEGAFAIAVVYTDSSDELVVARQQAPLAIGFGQGEFFCASDTPAIVSHTRAVLNLNDGEIARLTPLGVELYNFEGERLKRFPRMLEMTPTTVEKQGFRHFMLKEIYEQPGVIRTCLDAYFAHNWQPDSHQAPLDLGVSDSVLDGVEHIQILACGTSWHAGLIGKYLLEQLAGIPTSVAHSSEFRYAPAPLMPNTLTIGVTQSGETADTLAALSREQQRRANTSPPYAARILGITNRPESSLGNLGAHIINAHAGVEIGVAATKSFTAQLMAFYALALDLAYRRQQVPAKEMARLLDGLRQLPVQVEKILETQDAAIQDLAHEFLETQDFIFVGRGINFPIALEGALKLKEISYIHAEGYPAGEMKHGPIALLDSKVPVVAVAMPGLVYEKVLSNAQEAKARDSQLIGVTPAGNADSEELFDTLLSVPAIDELLSPIVTVVPLQLLAYHIAALRGLDVDQPRNLAKSVTVE